Proteins encoded by one window of Salvia splendens isolate huo1 chromosome 7, SspV2, whole genome shotgun sequence:
- the LOC121810520 gene encoding neurofilament medium polypeptide-like encodes MARKEIDLNETTRKQGLMTDEEFEALLDEVNRMEDGTAMMTEGLDLASSAVGEGEEAGAENDSEGLSNQPVDEAEEGQTREDEPESVTPQPEAGESDAHIEKEETEARTEVPGPVVSQVLKPKPVKRNLVLKSDPSVERPKPEGVSQRCLGKWASSKAKANTATDPVEVLSEEDRTTPTKTGEESSPTTNLEDAPKETEVVSPTPSDQGEKTVEMAEGLDLASESVGHDKQRDDITYIRAETLPTAQDKPSTQAENKSEGEKDRDEDRYQEERKRKGKAPVKKSQAARSNARSTLVSSSRNQTREPHRAEGSRATANIRPMKSWDPTATSP; translated from the coding sequence ATGGCGAGGAAagagatagatctgaatgaAACGACCAGAAAGCAAGGCCTCATGACTGATGAAGAATTTGAGGCTCTTTTGGATGAGGTAAACCGGATGGAAGATGGCACTGCCATGATgactgagggtctggacctcgcatcaagTGCAGTAGGAGAGGGTGAAGAAGCCGGTGCAGAGAACGACTCAGAAGGCCTATCCAACCAGCCAGTAGACGAGGCGGAAGAAGGGCAGACCAGAGAAGATGAGCCAGAGTCAGTGActccccagccagaagcagGGGAAAGTGATGCGCACATTGAGAAGGAGGAGACAGAAGCAAGAACAGAGGTACCAGGACCAGTGGTATCTCAAGTGTTAAAACCGAAACCAGTTAAAAGGAATTTGGTGTTGAAGAGCGATCCAAGTGTAGAACGGCCGAAGCCAGAGGGGGTATCGCAAAGATGCCTAGGGAAATGGGCATCTAGCAAGGCGAAGGCAAACACAGCAACAGATCCAGTGGAGGTTTTAAGTGAAGAGGACAGGACTACTCCTACAAAAACTGGGGAGGAGTCCTCACCAACTACTAACCTGGAGGATGCCCCGAAGGAAACCGAAGTGGTCTCACCAACGCCGAGTGACCAAGGAGAGAAGACTGTtgagatggctgagggtctggacctcgcatctgaGTCAGTAGGTCACGACAAGCAAAGAGATGACATTACCTATATCCGTGCGGAGACCCTTCCTACTGCCCAGGACAAGCCTTCAACACAAGCAGAGAATAAATCGGAAGGAGAGAAGGACAGAGATGAGGACAGATAccaagaagagagaaaaaggaaggggaaagcccctgttAAAAAAAGCCAAGCAGCAAGAAGCAACGCACGGTCAACACTGGTGTCGTCATCACGAAACCAGACCAGAGAGCCCCACCGCGCCGAAGGGAGCCGAGCGACAGCGAATATACGGCCAATGAAGAGTTGGGATCCGACAGCGACATCTCCCTAG